In Caloenas nicobarica isolate bCalNic1 chromosome 5, bCalNic1.hap1, whole genome shotgun sequence, a single genomic region encodes these proteins:
- the PTGR2 gene encoding prostaglandin reductase 2 isoform X1, whose protein sequence is MRSDDLEAGVQCKTAAKAGMIIQRVVLNSRPGKNGEPVAENFRLEQSTIPDTIQVGQVRVKTLYLSVDPYMRCRMNEDTGSDYLLPWQLAEVADGGGVGVVEESKYDSLAKGDVVTSFNWPWQTVAILDGSVLQKLVPQLVNGRLSYFLGAAGITGLTALLGIKEKGHVAAGANQTMVVSGAAGACGSLAGQIGRLEGCSRVVGIAGTDEKCSILVQEMGFDAAINYKKGNVAEQLRELCPGGVDVYFDNVGGDISDAVISQMNQNSHIILCGQISQYNKDVPYPPPLPPDIENIRKERNITRERFLVLNYMDKQEASVLQLCQWIQEGKLKVRETVVEGLANIGAAFQSMMSGGNIGKQIVSVSK, encoded by the exons GAGTCCAGTGCAAAACTGCTGCAAAAGCAGGGATGATTATACAGAGGGTAGTGCTGAATTCACGCCCTG gTAAGAATGGGGAGCCAGTGGCTGAAAACTTCCGACTGGAACAAAGTACGATACCAGATACTATCCAAGTGGGACAAGTGCGTGTTAAAACCCTTTATCTCTCGGTGGACCCCTACATG CGCTGCAGAATGAATGAGGACACGGGCTCAGATTacctcctgccctggcagctggCTGAAGTTGCTGATGGTGGGGGCGTTGGGGTTGTGGAGGAGAGCAAGTATGACAGCCTTGCTAAAGGAGACGTTGTCACTTCCTTCAACTGGCCCTGGCAGACAGTGGCCATTCTAGATGGAAGCGTGCTACAGAAG CTTGTCCCACAGCTTGTAAATGGACGCCTTTCCTACTTTCTGGGTGCAGCCGGCATCACAGGACTGACGGCCTTGTTGGGTATAAAAGAGAAGGGACACGTGGCTGCGGGTGCCAATCAGACAATGGTGGTGAGCGGTGCAGCCGGTGCCTGCGGCTCTTTGGCCGGCCAG ATTGGCCGTCTGGAGGGCTGCTCTAGAGTCGTGGGTATCGCTGGCACAGATGAAAAATGCTCCATTTTGGTCCAAGAAATGGGGTTTGATGCTGCTATCAATTACAAGAAGGGGAATGTGGCAGAGCAGCTACGTGAACTCTGCCCAGGCGGTGTGGATGTTTACTTCGACAATGTTGGTGGAGACATCAGTGATGCAGTGATAAGTCAG ATGAATCAGAACAGCCATATCATCCTGTGTGGACAGATTTCTCAGTATAACAAAGATGTGCCTTATCCTCCTCCGCTGCCTCCTGACATAGAAAATATACGGAAAGAAAGGAATATCACGAG gGAAAGATTCTTAGTGTTGAACTATATGGACAAACAAGAAGCAAGTGTGTTACAGCTCTGCCAGTGGATCCAGGAGGGTAAACTGAAG GTCAGAGAGACTGTGGTAGAAGGCTTAGCAAACATCGGTG CTGCTTTCCAGTCCATGATGAGTGGAGGCAATATTGGAAAACAGATCGTCTCAGTTTCTAAGTAA
- the PTGR2 gene encoding prostaglandin reductase 2 isoform X2, whose amino-acid sequence MIIQRVVLNSRPGKNGEPVAENFRLEQSTIPDTIQVGQVRVKTLYLSVDPYMRCRMNEDTGSDYLLPWQLAEVADGGGVGVVEESKYDSLAKGDVVTSFNWPWQTVAILDGSVLQKLVPQLVNGRLSYFLGAAGITGLTALLGIKEKGHVAAGANQTMVVSGAAGACGSLAGQIGRLEGCSRVVGIAGTDEKCSILVQEMGFDAAINYKKGNVAEQLRELCPGGVDVYFDNVGGDISDAVISQMNQNSHIILCGQISQYNKDVPYPPPLPPDIENIRKERNITRERFLVLNYMDKQEASVLQLCQWIQEGKLKVRETVVEGLANIGAAFQSMMSGGNIGKQIVSVSK is encoded by the exons ATGATTATACAGAGGGTAGTGCTGAATTCACGCCCTG gTAAGAATGGGGAGCCAGTGGCTGAAAACTTCCGACTGGAACAAAGTACGATACCAGATACTATCCAAGTGGGACAAGTGCGTGTTAAAACCCTTTATCTCTCGGTGGACCCCTACATG CGCTGCAGAATGAATGAGGACACGGGCTCAGATTacctcctgccctggcagctggCTGAAGTTGCTGATGGTGGGGGCGTTGGGGTTGTGGAGGAGAGCAAGTATGACAGCCTTGCTAAAGGAGACGTTGTCACTTCCTTCAACTGGCCCTGGCAGACAGTGGCCATTCTAGATGGAAGCGTGCTACAGAAG CTTGTCCCACAGCTTGTAAATGGACGCCTTTCCTACTTTCTGGGTGCAGCCGGCATCACAGGACTGACGGCCTTGTTGGGTATAAAAGAGAAGGGACACGTGGCTGCGGGTGCCAATCAGACAATGGTGGTGAGCGGTGCAGCCGGTGCCTGCGGCTCTTTGGCCGGCCAG ATTGGCCGTCTGGAGGGCTGCTCTAGAGTCGTGGGTATCGCTGGCACAGATGAAAAATGCTCCATTTTGGTCCAAGAAATGGGGTTTGATGCTGCTATCAATTACAAGAAGGGGAATGTGGCAGAGCAGCTACGTGAACTCTGCCCAGGCGGTGTGGATGTTTACTTCGACAATGTTGGTGGAGACATCAGTGATGCAGTGATAAGTCAG ATGAATCAGAACAGCCATATCATCCTGTGTGGACAGATTTCTCAGTATAACAAAGATGTGCCTTATCCTCCTCCGCTGCCTCCTGACATAGAAAATATACGGAAAGAAAGGAATATCACGAG gGAAAGATTCTTAGTGTTGAACTATATGGACAAACAAGAAGCAAGTGTGTTACAGCTCTGCCAGTGGATCCAGGAGGGTAAACTGAAG GTCAGAGAGACTGTGGTAGAAGGCTTAGCAAACATCGGTG CTGCTTTCCAGTCCATGATGAGTGGAGGCAATATTGGAAAACAGATCGTCTCAGTTTCTAAGTAA